One Terriglobales bacterium genomic window, GGAAGTACTTGGCCAGCGCGGGATAGCGCTCGACCACGGCTTCGTACATGCCGTAGGCCACGCGCCGGTAGGAGATGTGCCCGGCGGGGCCGGTGCGCAGCTCCGCGATGTAGACCGCTTCGGCGAAGTCCATCTTGAACAGGGTGCGCTTGCGGTAGGCCAGAGGGATGGCGTAGACCGCGGCGCTGCCGGACTCCTCGGCACTGCCCGCGAGATCCTTCGCGGGCTGAAGCCCGCTCAGGATGACGCCAAGTTGGTGAACGGTTTCAGCAGCACGCGCCATGGCAGCGTCGTAGCGCGGCTTCTGCCCCGCGGCCTCGATCTCCTCGGGCGTGTCGTAGCCGTGCGCGGTGGTGAAGTCCTGCCCGATCTGCACGCAGCGGCGGTGGCGGTGCATGTCGCGGAAGCCGCCCAGGTCCATCAGGATGTCGAAGCGCAGGCGCTGCCCGGCGGAGAAGGCGCGCAGCAGTTCGTCGTGCTGGCCGCGATGCTTCGCACCCAAAGAAATGATCTCGCCGCGCCGCGCCCCGCTCAGCCCCTCCACCCGCTCGCGCACCTGGCGATAGGGATGGTGGCAATGCTCGTAGAGCAGCGTAGTGGCGAGTTCGACCTCGAGCGGATCGTCCTCCAGCAGCTCGACCGTCTTGGCCGACGCGATGGCCGCGCCCTGCATCAGTTCGGCGGCGGCCTGGCGCAGCTCGCGCCGCGTCTCCATCTCGTAGGGATTGGCCTCGGCGTACTTCACCAGCGTGGGCGCGGCCTTGACGTCCTTCAGCAGCTCCTGCGCCGCACGCTCGCCCAGGGCCGGATCGAGCGCCCGCACCTCCTCCACCAGCCCGTGCCACTTCTCCTGGTTGAGGTTGTAGGCGGGCTCGCGCGCCGCCTGCTTCAGCAATTCGCCCAGCCGCCGCACCTCGGCGTAAGGATTGGAGAGCAGGCGCGCGATCTGGTTTTCCAGCGTGCGCGCGTTCACGATCTCTCCCAGCGAGGTGTTGGTCGCGAGCGGCAGCAGGTAGCGCGAGATGTCGAAGGCGCGAGCCTTGAGCGTGCGCTCGTAGGCCTCCTGTTTCATGTCGTCGGGCCGGGGGGTGCGCTCGCGCAGGTACTCGAACATCAGCCCCGAGAAGGCCTCGTACTCGGCGAAGAGGAAGTCCAGGGTCTCGCGGTAGAGCTTGGCGGCCGCCGCGTCGCCGAAGTCCGGGACGTGGTAGCCGCTCTTCTTGAAGTCCTGGTAGCGGGTGGAACGCTCCTGGCCGTCCCAGCGCTGCTCGTCCACCAGAATGATGGCCGCCAGGATGGAGAGCCGCTCGATGGCCAGCGCCAGGTGGGCCAGGTCGGCGATGGAGCGGTGCCCGTACTGGAAGTAGAAGGTGTTGAGGAACTTCTCCGCCTTCTGCTCGCTGATCTCGCGCAGCGACTCCTTCATGGAGAGCGCCGAGCGCGAGTACTTGGCCATGGCGTAGGCCTGTACCTCGGGCTCCACGCCGTGCACGGCGAAGACCTCGATGCTGGGCTTGTCGGGATTCTTCGTGTCGGACATGCGCCTGAGCGCCATCGTACTGCGCGCCGCGAAAATCGTCTATGCGCTCGTTTCAACCGTCCCTTCGGGACTGGCCATCTTTTGCGCGACGCTATCCCAGCACTTCGTGCTGGGCTAGTGCTAAACGCCCCTTCGGGGCTCTCAAGCATGCTCTTGTCGCCAGCCAAAGCCCGGAGGGCGATTGCCAATAGCCCAGGACGAAGTCCTGGGTAAGGCCGGCGAGGATGGCGAGTCCCGAAGGGACGATTGAAAGCTACGAGCGCGCCCTTCCCCGCCCTTCCACACCGTGCGAGAATAGAATCTCCCCATGCCCCCAGCGAAGAGCGCCGCCATCACCGACAAGGTCGTCGAAGAGCACGGCCTCTCCACGGCCGAGTACCAGAAGATCGTCAAGCTGCTGGGCCGCACCCCCACACTGACCGAACTCGGCATCTTCAGCGTGATGTGGAGCGAGCACTGCTCCTACAAGTCCTCGCGCGTTCACCTGCGCCGCCTGCCCACCCGCAGCAAGCGCGTGGTGCAGGGCCCGGGGGAGAACGCCGGCATCATCGACATCGGCGACGGCTGGGCCTGCGCCTTCAAGATCGAGTCCCACAACCACCCTTCGTTCATCGAGCCCTTCCAGGGCGCGGCCACGGGGGTGGGCGGCATCCTGCGCGACATCTTCACCATGGGCGCGCGCCCCATCGCCATCATGGATTCGCTGCGCTTCGGGCCGCTGGCGCCCGCCCCCGGCCAGAAGGACGACGCCGAGGTCCGCCGCAACCACTCCGTCCTGGAGGGCGTGGTCAGCGGCATCGCCAGCTACGGCAACTGCTTCGGCGTGCCCAACCTGGGCGGCGAAACCAAGTTCGAGCCCTGCTACTCGCGCAATCCCCTGGTCAACGCCTTCGCGCTGGGCCTGGTGCGCCGCGACCAGATCTTCTACGCGCGCGCCGCCGGCGAGGGCAATCCCGTCATCTACGTGGGCGCCAAGACCGGGCGCGACGGCATCCACGGCGCCACCATGGCCAGCGAGGAGTTCTCCGCCACCTCGCAGGAGAAGCGCCCCAACGTTC contains:
- a CDS encoding FAD-dependent thymidylate synthase, encoding MSDTKNPDKPSIEVFAVHGVEPEVQAYAMAKYSRSALSMKESLREISEQKAEKFLNTFYFQYGHRSIADLAHLALAIERLSILAAIILVDEQRWDGQERSTRYQDFKKSGYHVPDFGDAAAAKLYRETLDFLFAEYEAFSGLMFEYLRERTPRPDDMKQEAYERTLKARAFDISRYLLPLATNTSLGEIVNARTLENQIARLLSNPYAEVRRLGELLKQAAREPAYNLNQEKWHGLVEEVRALDPALGERAAQELLKDVKAAPTLVKYAEANPYEMETRRELRQAAAELMQGAAIASAKTVELLEDDPLEVELATTLLYEHCHHPYRQVRERVEGLSGARRGEIISLGAKHRGQHDELLRAFSAGQRLRFDILMDLGGFRDMHRHRRCVQIGQDFTTAHGYDTPEEIEAAGQKPRYDAAMARAAETVHQLGVILSGLQPAKDLAGSAEESGSAAVYAIPLAYRKRTLFKMDFAEAVYIAELRTGPAGHISYRRVAYGMYEAVVERYPALAKYFRVTNVREPVDLLKR
- the purL gene encoding phosphoribosylformylglycinamidine synthase subunit PurL — encoded protein: MPPAKSAAITDKVVEEHGLSTAEYQKIVKLLGRTPTLTELGIFSVMWSEHCSYKSSRVHLRRLPTRSKRVVQGPGENAGIIDIGDGWACAFKIESHNHPSFIEPFQGAATGVGGILRDIFTMGARPIAIMDSLRFGPLAPAPGQKDDAEVRRNHSVLEGVVSGIASYGNCFGVPNLGGETKFEPCYSRNPLVNAFALGLVRRDQIFYARAAGEGNPVIYVGAKTGRDGIHGATMASEEFSATSQEKRPNVQVGDPFLEKLLLEACLEAMQTGAVVGIQDMGAAGLTCSTCEMGGRGGVGIEIELDRVPQRETKMSAYEIMLSESQERMLLVAEQGREQEVFQVFEKWGLDAVTVGRVTRDGKLRVLEHG